The Anaerolineae bacterium genomic interval GATCAGCTACAGGGGACGACCGGTCGCGGCCCTGGTTCCGCTAGAGACTCCAGCAGCTGAGGCCGATGTCGGCATGGATGCCTGGGCAGAACTGGAACGCCTCGGCGAGGAGATAGCCGAAGCGTGGACCTCGCCAATGAGCAGCACTGAGCTGCTCACGCAGATGCGTCGTTGAGTACCTGCCGTGGCGCGGGTCTACACCGTGGATGCCAGTGTCTTCCTTAACGCCTTCAATCGTTTCGAGTCAGGCTACGAGACGAGTAGGGAGTTCCTCTCAAGGCTACGTGATTGGGCGCTTCCCATCGTGGTGCCAACGCTGATCCTTCCGGAAGTGGCAGCAGTTGTCAGCCGAGCTCAGAACAGCACAGGGCGGGCGCAGGCATTCGCCCGGCACCTGCAGCGCCTGCCACACCTGGTTCTTGTGCCGTTGGACACCGTCCTGGCCCAGGAGGCGGTGAACGTCGCCGCCCAGTGGCAGATG includes:
- a CDS encoding type II toxin-antitoxin system Phd/YefM family antitoxin; this encodes MEIGVREFKARASEVLREVRESRARYVISYRGRPVAALVPLETPAAEADVGMDAWAELERLGEEIAEAWTSPMSSTELLTQMRR
- a CDS encoding type II toxin-antitoxin system VapC family toxin encodes the protein MARVYTVDASVFLNAFNRFESGYETSREFLSRLRDWALPIVVPTLILPEVAAVVSRAQNSTGRAQAFARHLQRLPHLVLVPLDTVLAQEAVNVAAQWQMGGSDAVYAAVARRFGSILVSLDRQQRERVSPAVPGLSPEEALADLNGEGSP